From Campylobacter showae:
TTTTTAGGCTTGCGGCCAACTGCGCCTCTTGCTCTTCGCTTGTTTCAAATTTGGTGTGCGCGTAGTCGCGTTTTTTGCGGTAAAAGACGAAAACGGCTAAAAGCAAGCCCACTAGCATAGAAAGGCCACCGATCCACATTACGCTTGAGATCTCGCTCATCTGCACCTCTACGCCGTTGTTTGCGAGCTCTTTTTTGATGATACCGTGAAAAATAAGTCCAAAACCAACGCTAAGGCTCACGTACGGCGCCTCTAGTCCGAAAGTTAGCGCGCACGCGACGGCTCGGCGGTCGATGCCTAGGCGGTTCATCAGCGGCAAAAGCGGTGGGATGAGAATCGGGATAAAAGCGATGTGAACCGGGATCAAATTTTGCGAAAAGCACGCAATCGCGGCGATTATCAGAGCAAAATAGGTGCTAGTTTTTGCTAGAGCCTTGCTAACGGCGTTTATGAGGATCGCGGTTAGGTTTGTGTTGGCTATCGCGGCTGCGAGAGCGCCGAGCAGGATGTAGCTGAGCGAGGTTTCTAGGTTGCCCTTCATGCCCGTTATCAGCGTTGATGTGGTAGCTGTTAGCGCGTCGAAAAACGCCCCTACGCCGGCAAATCCGCCGTGATAGATGAGACCCGCGACTAGGGCGGAGACGAGGATGGAAAGCAGGATGTTAAACCTTAACAAACAAAGCACAGTCATCACGAGGATACTGATCACGACGGGATTGGTTAGCATTATTTTCCTTTTTGTAAATCAAATTCGTAAATCAAATTTCGCCGCCGGTCAAATTTGACGACTAGCGGCGAACGGGCGTCAAATTTATCTAACGCGGATGCCTACTTGCGGGCGAGGCGAATAGTAATAATCATCGCGTCTGTCGCGGTATCCGTCATCATATCCGTCGTCATAGCCTCTCTCGTAGCTTCGGTCGTCCGATTTGCTCGAGCCGCCTTTTTTTATGTTATTGTTTTTTATGTACTGATCGACTAGTTTGTCGCGATAGTCTCTGCCTCGGTCGGTTTGTTTGTAGCCGCCGTACGGAGGGTCCATATATATCACTACGTCGTCGTCGTATCTATCTCGGTGGCGGCGTTTTTTGTATTTGTAGCTGTTATCCGGGATGACTATTAAAGATTCGTTTGAATAACGGTCGTAAGCGTTTGCCAAATTTAAACAAAACGCTGTAAAAAGAGCGATTAAAACAAGTTTTTTCATGTTAAATCCTTTCTGGTTATTTCTAAATCATTTTATAACATCAAATTTAAAATAAAGTAAATTTTTAGCGCAAATATATTACAATTTTGTAAATTTATCTAAGGAGTTATAAATGAAAAAATCGTTTTTTAACGCATCGAAGATTGCGACTTTGGCTTTGCCTTTTCTTTTGACGGGTTGTATGTCGTCGATGAGTATGGGATCGCCTGGGGCTAAAACGACGGCTACTGGCTCAGCTGCGGGTTCAAGCGCGCACAATACTAACTCTGGACTAACCAGATGTACCGAGTCTATGGGTACGGTTACGATTTATGAGGATAGAAATAGCGACTGGTACTCCGTCGTAACCGGGCAGTACAAACTAACATCTACTATCCCGGTTCTTAGGCTCCTAGCTCAGCAGTCAAACTGCTTCGTAGTCGTCGAGCGTAGCAAGGCATTTAACCAAATGTTAGAAGAGCGCGCGTTGATGGAGTCGGGCGAGCTTAGAAAGAACTCAAATTTCAAAAAAGGTCAGATGGTCGCCGCGGACTATACCTTAACTCCTACGATAACATTTAGCGAGAGCAATACTAGCGGACTAGGCGGCGTTGTCGGCGCATTTTTCGGCTCGGTTGCAGGTACCGTAGCCGGCGGGTTTAGCACAAGCGACGTAAGTACTGTTCTAACGCTAATCGAAAATCGCTCGGGCGTACAGTTAGCGGCAGCCGAGGGAAGCGCTAGGAATACGGACTTTGCAGGACTTGGAGGACTATTTGGCAGCAAAGCCGGCGGATCGCTAGGAGCCTATGCCAACACGCCTGAGGGCAAAGTCATAGTAGCAGCCTTCACCGACTCGATGAATAACCTAATAGAAGCCGTCAGAAACTACAAAATGCAAACCGTAAAAGGCGGTTTGGGCGCGGGCGGCGCGATGAAAGTAGCGGATTGATTTTATCTTCGTTAGGCTAGAGTGACCAGAATCGCTCTAGCCTTTTATAAGCGCAAAGCAATCTCTACATTGAGCTTAAATTTGAGCTTTCGGGCTCAAATTTACATATTTTTCTACGTCAAATTTGGGTTTCCTATTTCAAAAACCTGTGTTAAATTTACTTTAAATTCTAGTTCGAAAAATTATAGCGGTTAGTAAAAATTACTCAAATTTGATCTAGCCATAAACCAAAAACTCAAATTTACGCTCGCTAGCAAATATTAAATTTTACTTCGCGTGTAGCTCTTTTGCGTATTTTGACTTTTCGAGATTTTCGATTAGCTTTTGCGTGCGCATATCTCTGGCCTCGGGCACTAGATGAAACCACGTATCGTGCAGAAATTTACGCGGAAAATAGCTATCTTTATAATCGCCGATCATCTCAAAGCCGTTATCTTCGATGAGTTTTTTTACGTCTTTTAAAAATTTTTGATTATCCGCGGCGTGCGGGTAGTTTAGATCGTAGCAGTCGTCGCCTGCGACAGCCGGGTAGGTAAAGATAAATTTGATCCCTTTTTCGCGCTCAAGTTTTTTCATAAAATTTAAATTTTCTTTGAAAATATCGCTTATACCGATTTTGCCGCCTGAAAAATCAGTAAAAAATATGTATTTTTGGCACGGCATCTGCGTGTCTTTGGCTTCTTCTACTTTGCCGATGTATTTATAATCGCCGCGTTCGCCGTTTCTAAAATCCGGCGAAAAATCGTGCACGGCTTGAGGCTTTTTGTTGATAAAGTTATCGAAATTTATCTCAAACGCCGCTATTTCTTTATAGTCTCTTATTGCCGCGTTTATAAATGCTTGAAACGGGATTTGCGATATAGTTTTTAGCTTTTCAAAAAACGGCAGATAGTCGTAAAAATGGTGAATTTCAAAAAAAAGTCCGTAGTAATAAGTATCGGGCGGAACATCGTTGATGTAGTACCTGTACTCCAAAGGCAGGATAAAAATATCTCCTTTATGCGCTAGTTTGGCCGCTCGGTAGAGTCTGTGGCGTAGCGGATAACCGCCGTGATCGGCTAAATTTATAACTAGCTTGCCAAAGTGCTTTTCAAGCATCTGGGAGTTGATACCGTGATAGGAGTTTGAGCCGCTTTCGACGATGATACGGTTTTGTTCGGTCGTGTTTGAGATGAGGTAGTTTTTATACGCGTAGTGATGAGCCGATGAAACCCTGATGAGAAACATCGCAAACGCCATATAAAACGCGATCATAACTAGCGTCAAAATAGGAAGCGTCAAAAGAAAAATTTTATATTTTTTCAAATTTAATCCTAAAAGTTAAAGTACAAAAACGGCGACTCCTGCGCGCCGGAGTTAATCGCAAAAACCAAAGCAAGCAAAAATGCCGTAAACAGCGCGGTAAGAAAGCCAAATTTTGCTCTAGCGGCCATTTCGTTCGAGTTTCGCCCAAAAATCGTAACCAAAAGCGTAATACCCATAATAGCGCAGAACGTACCCATGGCTATTTGCGGTGTTTCCATAAAATTTATTTGATTGTATCCCAGAGAGTTGCTTATGTACTCTAAGTAGTTAAAATTTATCTTAACCGAGCTAAAATCAAACATGCCTTTTAGCACTTTCATCGCGCTATCTAGGTCTCTAGCACGGAAAAATATCCAAGTGATATTTATAAAGTTAAACGTTATAAAC
This genomic window contains:
- a CDS encoding Na+/H+ antiporter family protein, translated to MLTNPVVISILVMTVLCLLRFNILLSILVSALVAGLIYHGGFAGVGAFFDALTATTSTLITGMKGNLETSLSYILLGALAAAIANTNLTAILINAVSKALAKTSTYFALIIAAIACFSQNLIPVHIAFIPILIPPLLPLMNRLGIDRRAVACALTFGLEAPYVSLSVGFGLIFHGIIKKELANNGVEVQMSEISSVMWIGGLSMLVGLLLAVFVFYRKKRDYAHTKFETSEEQEAQLAASLKMTKKEWAVLGGAVAAFGVQIYTESMPLGALLGLLVMVIFGGIEYRKIDKIMDSGLAMMGFIAFIMLVAAGFGSVLRESGGIEQLVSFASAVAGGKIGGAILMLAIGLLVTMGIGTSFGTIPIIAAIYVPFSLSLGFSPAAIILLVGIAAALGDAGSPASDSTLGPTSGLNADGQHNHIYDTCVPTFIFFNIPLLIGGVIGAMIL
- a CDS encoding CsgG/HfaB family protein, with product MKKSFFNASKIATLALPFLLTGCMSSMSMGSPGAKTTATGSAAGSSAHNTNSGLTRCTESMGTVTIYEDRNSDWYSVVTGQYKLTSTIPVLRLLAQQSNCFVVVERSKAFNQMLEERALMESGELRKNSNFKKGQMVAADYTLTPTITFSESNTSGLGGVVGAFFGSVAGTVAGGFSTSDVSTVLTLIENRSGVQLAAAEGSARNTDFAGLGGLFGSKAGGSLGAYANTPEGKVIVAAFTDSMNNLIEAVRNYKMQTVKGGLGAGGAMKVAD
- a CDS encoding surface array protein is translated as MKKYKIFLLTLPILTLVMIAFYMAFAMFLIRVSSAHHYAYKNYLISNTTEQNRIIVESGSNSYHGINSQMLEKHFGKLVINLADHGGYPLRHRLYRAAKLAHKGDIFILPLEYRYYINDVPPDTYYYGLFFEIHHFYDYLPFFEKLKTISQIPFQAFINAAIRDYKEIAAFEINFDNFINKKPQAVHDFSPDFRNGERGDYKYIGKVEEAKDTQMPCQKYIFFTDFSGGKIGISDIFKENLNFMKKLEREKGIKFIFTYPAVAGDDCYDLNYPHAADNQKFLKDVKKLIEDNGFEMIGDYKDSYFPRKFLHDTWFHLVPEARDMRTQKLIENLEKSKYAKELHAK